CCCTACTTTCCATATTTCTTTCCCCCTCATTTCTTGTTCTCTGATATCCTGGAGATTTCCGTTCAATTCATTTCAAAAAGAGTTTAGTGATTCTCTGTTGACTTGGGACGTTTGATCGTTCTGTCGTCATATTTGGGACAAGACTTGGGATCACGAGAACCTTCCGTCtgttcccttttttttttttgcccctTCCCCCTGCCAGTCGGGGATCTCCCTGCTGCTTTGTTTTCTAATCTATTCACCGGTGCTCATCCGCGCATATGATTGCGTTACAAAATCGGCCTATATTGCCTCCTGTCAAAGTGGATATCTCACTGCTACTCAAGCCCCAAGATGAGGAAGAAACCACCCCAGGCCTGAACCCCGGGTACCCGCCCAGAACGATAGGGCCACCACTGGGCCTAGGGCCCATGATGACGATGCCGGGCCCGGCTGCCATGGCCATGCCACCCTTGACCAAGACCGGCCCGTCGGGTGCTGCCAAACGCCTACAACCCTCGCACACCTCCGAATCTCCAGCGAAGAAGCAGTCCAAGTGGTCACCGGATGAGGACGCCTTGATCATTGAACTGCGCGGCAGTGGTATGAAGTGGGAGGATATCAGCAAACGACTGCCCGGCCGCAGTGCCATCAGTTGCCGTCTTCATTATCAGAACTACCTGGAACGCCGAAGTGAATGGGATGAAGATAAGAAGAACAAGCTAGCCCGTTTATATGAAAGGTAGGTTTTGTGGGGGAGGGAAGAAAGAGATGGAATCTCGGAAAGGAAACATGTCCACTAATCTCACACTCATCTGATAGATTCAAAGCCGAAATGTGGTCCAAGGTAGCGGAGGAAATGGCTATTCCATGGCGTGCAGCAGAGGCCATGCACTGGCAGCTGGGAGAGCAGGAGATGGCTCGACGCGCAGGCGTAGTGccattctctctctccagtACCGCCATCGATCCCCCAACCACCAGAACACGCCGCGCCAGCACCTCTCTATCCCGGCCGAGAAAGGGATCATCCTCACGCGCAATCCCAGGCCATCTGCCAGGCCTTCCACCTCAACTTCCCTCCCTTGAGGAGCTCACCGCAGGCGTTCCTGCATACGCACCTGCCCCACCTCCCCCGAGAGAGTTTTATGGAATCGGACGACCACCAGATATGGGGATTCTCCCACCAGGTCTCATGGGCTCTCACCCTGGCATGCCCCCTCGGACAATGCCCTAGGATGagatgacgaagatgacgCTTACACGTCTTTCATTGAGTTTTCCCCCTCtttgtttctgtttctgtttttgtttttcaatttttttttcctcctgTTTTTTCATTTGTGGTTTTCTGCTACGAATTGCATAGCGCCGGTTGG
Above is a window of Penicillium digitatum chromosome 2, complete sequence DNA encoding:
- a CDS encoding Homeodomain-like, with the translated sequence MIALQNRPILPPVKVDISLLLKPQDEEETTPGLNPGYPPRTIGPPLGLGPMMTMPGPAAMAMPPLTKTGPSGAAKRLQPSHTSESPAKKQSKWSPDEDALIIELRGSGMKWEDISKRLPGRSAISCRLHYQNYLERRSEWDEDKKNKLARLYERFKAEMWSKVAEEMAIPWRAAEAMHWQLGEQEMARRAGVVPFSLSSTAIDPPTTRTRRASTSLSRPRKGSSSRAIPGHLPGLPPQLPSLEELTAGVPAYAPAPPPPREFYGIGRPPDMGILPPGLMGSHPGMPPRTMP